Sequence from the Janthinobacterium lividum genome:
CTGGCGGCGCTCAGGCGCATGGCAGAGTCGCGCGTCACCCTGCTGGGCCTGGCCGCGCTCGACGAGCGCGCGCAGCCTGCGTATGACCACGGCATGGCGCAGCGCCTGGCGGATCAGGGCATGCACGTGGCGGCACTGACACCGCAGCACTTTGCCGAATGGCTGGCTGGGGTGATGGGATGAGCTGGCACGCCGTGTACCGCAGCTTTGACGACGACAGCCTGGCGACGCTGGCCAACGCTGGCCTGCTGCGCCGCGCCCTGAAAGATGTCGAGGCGGGCAAGGTGGGCTGGCAGGCTGACGCGGGAGGCGCCCTGGTCGCCGACGGCCAGCATGTGTCGCTCGATGCGGGGGGGCCGCAGGAGGGCCGTTGCGATTGCCCGGCGCCCGGCATCTGCAAGCATATCCTGGCCGCCGCCGTGTGGCTGCGCGAACTGCCGCAAGACAGCGCGCAGGACGGAGTGCCGGCCAGCGTGCAGGACGAAGTGCTGGCGCTCGACAGCGCCGCCGTGTGCAAGCAGGCTGGCAAGCCGGCGGTGCGCCAGGCGCTGGCCTGGCTGGCTGAAGGCGACCAGGCGGACATCACCATCGTCAATGCGCGACTGCAGATCGAGTTGCCCCTGTTGAAACTGGGCTGCAGCTATCTGCGCGGCGCCGGCGTCGAGGCCATGGTGTCCGATACGCCGGCCGCCATCCGCAAGGCGCTGCACCTGTATGCGCTGGCCTGTGTCTGGCGCAAGCATGGCCGCGAGTTTGCCTGGCCGACGGGCCTGACGATGGCGCCTGCCGACGCAGCGCCAGGGATGAGTACGTCCGAACTGGTGTTCGTGGCCCAGGTGCGGCGTTTGCTCGGTGAACTGTACGACAATGGCTTGTCGCATGCCAGCGCGATTGCCGCTGGCCAGTTGCGCGCGCTGACCATGTCGGCGCGCACTGAAAGCCTGCCCCGCCTTGCAGCCATGCTGCGTGGCCTCGGCGGTACGCTGGACCTGCTCGTGCGGCGCGACTGCCACGCCAGCGAACGTCAGGCATTTGACGAGATGGCGGCCATCTGCGCCTTGTGCGCGGCGCTCGAACACGCGTCTGGTGCGCTATTGCAGCGCTTGCGCGGGCAGGCGCGGCGCAGCTTTGATGCGGCCGGAGATGCGCCCCTGGACCTGCTGCCGCTGGGCGCGTATTGGTGGGAAACGCGCGGCGGCGCGCACGGTCTGACCTTGTCGTTCTGGCAGCATGCAGAGGAGGGCGAGGGACGGATCGTGCAGGCCGTGCTGGCGCGGCCCGACGCCAGCGACCGCTCGTTTACGCGCGAATCGGCATGGGATGCGAGCAGCCTGTGGCAGGGCGCTGGCAGCGCCCGGCATATTTGTGAGGCGGGCTTACAGTTGGCAGGCGCGTCCTGGGCCGAGGATGGGCGCCTGGCTATGGACAGCCAGGTGCGCGCCAGTGCGGCGCCACTGTGGGCGCTCGACGATGCGCGCTGGCAGCGCCTGGGTTTTGACGACTGGACGGCACTGGCTGCCTTCATGAGTGACAGCGTCGGTTTGGCGCCGGATCCCATCGATTGCGTGGTGCTGCGTCCGGCGGCCGTGGCGCGGCCGCAGCTTGACGAAGTAGGTCAGCGGCTCGATTGGCAGGTGTTCGATGCCTGCGGCACCGTTCTGGACTTGCAGATACCGGCAGTGCCGACCCTGCGTCCGCGCATCGCCCGGCTGCAGGCGGCCGTGGCGGATGGCGCCGATATCCGGGCCGTGCTGGCCAGCCGCGCGCGCGACGACTCAGGTGGCTGGCAACCGGTGACGCTGCTCATCGCCAAGAATGGCAAGCTGCGCGTGGTATCGCTCGATTTCGAGATCGATGCGGGCAAGCTGCCGTCGGCGCTGGCGCGCTTTTTCAAGAGCCTTGGAGGCACCAGTCTGGCGCCGTCCATGCCGCAGCAAGCCTCGGCGGCATCGCGGGTGCTGGTCCAGGTGCTCGACCTTCTCGCACTGCAGGCGCGTAGCGGACGCCCACGACTGGAAGCCGAACTGGCCGGCGAACTGGCGCAGCATGGCGCCACCTTGCGTGCGCTGGGCCTGGACTTGCCGGCCGGCCTGCTGGCGGCCTACGTCAGCGCGCCGCGCGCACCTGAAGCCTTGCGCCTGGCATATGTCTGCACGACGTGCATCGCGCTGGAGGCGGCAGGGTAGTCGCGGCTTTGGTCAGGGTTGTTGCGCCTGCAGGGCCGTCAACTCGGCCCTGGCTTTTTCCAGCTTGCCTTCCAGCTTGGCGATCTTCTTCGGTTCCTTGTTGGCTTCCTGGGCCAGGCGCAGCGAACGCTCCGTCTGGTTCACCTTCGCCTGCGCCTTGACGATCTTCTTGTTGTGGCGTTCGACCAGGGTACTGTCGCGGCAGTGGGCGTTGACTTCGTCGAGCGCGCGCGTGAGGCCCGCGACCTTGTCGGACAGGCCCTGTTCCTGCGCCTGGCGCAATTCGCTGCGGATGCTTTCGCGCTTGGCGGCGCAGCCGGCCAGCTGGGTGTCGGCGGCGCTGGCGCCCACGGAGGCTGCGGCGAGCAGCAGGGTCAAGGCGGTTGTGGCGAGGCGGTTCATGGCGTTCCTGTGTAAGTGGTGGGCTCGTGCAATGTAAGCCTGCCGGCTTGCCCTGTCAAACTTCTTGTGCAGTGCGCGCCTGTCTGGCATGGCATCGGCTACCATGCGTGTTTTCTTCTTTCCGACACCGCCGCATGCCCAAGAAATTCCTCTTGCTGATTCCTTTCCTGCTGCCGTTGCCGCTCCTGGCCCAGACCTCGCCCACCTTGCTCGACCTGCAGCTGCTCGCCATCAAGGCGAGGGCTGATGCGGCTAGCCATAGCCCGGAAAGCATCGCCGAGTTTGAGCAGGCACGGCGCGCGGCCGAAGCGGGCGACGTGGAGGCGCAGCTGGACCTGGCGCGCATGCTGCAGCTGGGCGTCGGCACGCCGCAAGATACGGCGCAGTCGATGGCCTGGATACGCAAGTCGGCCGAAGGCGGCTATGCGCCGGCACAGTCGGCTTTGGGGGTGGCCTATACCTTGGGCGGCAAGGTGCCCATCGACCGCGTGCATGGCGAATACTGGCTGCGCAAGGGCGCGGCGCAGGGCAATGCAGAGGCGCAAACCATCCTGGCGCTGGAATTCATCGATGGCGACAGCAGCGCCGAAGAGCAGGCGCTGGCCATCCAATGGCTGAAGAAGGCCGCACTCGAAGAACACTTTACTCCTGCCTATAACGCGCTCGGTGAGCACCTGATGCGCACAGCCGCCGACGAGCAGGATCGCGGCGAGGCTTTCCACTGGTATGACAGATCGGCGCGTGAAAAGGAGCCGGCCGGCATGCGCAACCTGGCCCGCGCGCACGAGCTGGGCCTGGGCGTGGCGCAGTCGGACAAGTGGGCCTTGGTCTGGTACGAGCGGGCGGGGTGGAGCGGCGACGTGCCCGCCATGCGGCGCATGATCGAGGTGTATGTCAAAGGCGAACTGGGACAGGCTGCGAATGCCGAAGACGCGGCCGAGTGGCGCGGCAAGCTGGCCGAGAAGGAAAAGAAATGAGAACCATGCTGTTTGTATTGAGCCTGGCCCTGGCGCAGCCCGTGCTGGCGCAGCCGGCGTCCACCAAGGAACCGCGTCAGCATCCGGCGCTGGCCGAATTCGATATGTCCGGCCTCGACGACATGCGCGCAAGGGTGCGGGCCGTGATCGACCGTCCCGCCGACCTGTCGCCGGACAAGGTGGCAGCCTTCGGGAAGGCGCGCCTGGCTGCGGAAGGGGGAGACACGGCCGCCCAGCTGGAGCTGGCGCAGATGCTGCACGGCGGCGAAGGCACGCCGCGCGACTATGACGCCGGCCTGGCGTGGATGCGGAAATCGGCCGAAGGCGGCTATGGTCCGGCGCAGGCTTTCCTCGGCGTGGCCTACACGCTGGGGCAGGGCATGGCCATCGACCGCAAGCTGGGCGAATACTGGTCGCGCAAGGGCGCCGCGCAAGGCGTGGAGCTGGCCAACTTCACGCTGGCCATGCACTTTGAAAATATCCACAGCAGCCCGGCAGAACAGGCGCATGCGCTGCACTGGCTGAAGTTCTATGCCGAAAACGGCTTTATCTATGCCTACAATGAAATCGGCTACCGCCTGATGATGACGGCCAGGGACGAGGCGCAGCGCAAGGAAGCGTTCACCTGGTACATGAAGGCGGCCAAGGCGCTTGACCCGCCCGGCTTGAACAATGTCGCGTACTCGTATGAAGTGGGGCAGGGCGTGCCGCAGAGCGACGAGGCGGCCCTGGGCTGGTATGAAATGGCCGCCATCGCCAAAAGTCCGCCGGGGCAGACGGGTTTTGCGCGGCTGCTGGAACAGGGCCGTGGCGGCCCCACCCGGCAAGGGCCGGCGCCCAAGCCTTTCGCGCTGTACCTGCTGGCGGCGAAGCAGGGCGACGCGGAAGCCATCGAACGGCTGGTCAAGGTGTACGATAAGGGCGAGCTGGAACAGGCGGCCGACCCGGCGCAAGCGGCACTGTGGCGCGAAAAGCTCAGGCTGGCCAAGACTCCCTGAGCGGGCATGACGGAGTCAAGACGGCATGCTATCATCATTGTTATCGATAACAATATCATGAGAGACCCATGAATCCCGATTTCCGCTCCAAGGCGACGCTTGAAAAGCATATCCTGCACACGATGAATTTTTATCACCCGCGCGCTGTTGACCCGAGCGGCGGCTTCTATCACTTCTTCCTCGATGACGGCACGGTGTATGACGCCAGCACGCGCCATCTGGTCAGCAGCACGCGCTTCATCTTCAATTACGCCATGGCGTACCGCCGCTTCGGCGGCGACGATTACCAGGCGGCCCTGCGCCACGGCGTGGCCTTTTTGCGCGACGTGCACCGCGACCCGGCCACGGGCGGCTATGCCTGGCAACTGTCGTGGAAAGACGGCGTCAAAACGGTGGAAGACGGCGCCAACCACTGCTACGGCCTGGCCTTCGTGCTGCTGGCCTATGCCCACGCCTTGCAGGCGGGCGTGCCGGAAGCGCGCGCGTATCTGGACGAAACGTTTGAGCTGATGGAGCAGCGCTTCTGGCTGCCCGAACACGGCCTGTATGCGGACGTGGCCAGCGCCGACTGGTCCACCCTGGACGGCTACCGGGGCCAGAACGCCAACATGCACGCCTGCGAAGCCATGCTGGCAGCGTTCGAGGCGACGGGCGAAGCGAGATATCTGCACCGCGCCGAAACCCTGGCGCACAACATCACGGTCCGTCAGGCGGGTCTGGCGAACG
This genomic interval carries:
- a CDS encoding SWIM zinc finger family protein, translated to MSWHAVYRSFDDDSLATLANAGLLRRALKDVEAGKVGWQADAGGALVADGQHVSLDAGGPQEGRCDCPAPGICKHILAAAVWLRELPQDSAQDGVPASVQDEVLALDSAAVCKQAGKPAVRQALAWLAEGDQADITIVNARLQIELPLLKLGCSYLRGAGVEAMVSDTPAAIRKALHLYALACVWRKHGREFAWPTGLTMAPADAAPGMSTSELVFVAQVRRLLGELYDNGLSHASAIAAGQLRALTMSARTESLPRLAAMLRGLGGTLDLLVRRDCHASERQAFDEMAAICALCAALEHASGALLQRLRGQARRSFDAAGDAPLDLLPLGAYWWETRGGAHGLTLSFWQHAEEGEGRIVQAVLARPDASDRSFTRESAWDASSLWQGAGSARHICEAGLQLAGASWAEDGRLAMDSQVRASAAPLWALDDARWQRLGFDDWTALAAFMSDSVGLAPDPIDCVVLRPAAVARPQLDEVGQRLDWQVFDACGTVLDLQIPAVPTLRPRIARLQAAVADGADIRAVLASRARDDSGGWQPVTLLIAKNGKLRVVSLDFEIDAGKLPSALARFFKSLGGTSLAPSMPQQASAASRVLVQVLDLLALQARSGRPRLEAELAGELAQHGATLRALGLDLPAGLLAAYVSAPRAPEALRLAYVCTTCIALEAAG
- a CDS encoding DUF1090 family protein, whose amino-acid sequence is MNRLATTALTLLLAAASVGASAADTQLAGCAAKRESIRSELRQAQEQGLSDKVAGLTRALDEVNAHCRDSTLVERHNKKIVKAQAKVNQTERSLRLAQEANKEPKKIAKLEGKLEKARAELTALQAQQP
- a CDS encoding tetratricopeptide repeat protein, translating into MPKKFLLLIPFLLPLPLLAQTSPTLLDLQLLAIKARADAASHSPESIAEFEQARRAAEAGDVEAQLDLARMLQLGVGTPQDTAQSMAWIRKSAEGGYAPAQSALGVAYTLGGKVPIDRVHGEYWLRKGAAQGNAEAQTILALEFIDGDSSAEEQALAIQWLKKAALEEHFTPAYNALGEHLMRTAADEQDRGEAFHWYDRSAREKEPAGMRNLARAHELGLGVAQSDKWALVWYERAGWSGDVPAMRRMIEVYVKGELGQAANAEDAAEWRGKLAEKEKK
- a CDS encoding tetratricopeptide repeat protein, which produces MRTMLFVLSLALAQPVLAQPASTKEPRQHPALAEFDMSGLDDMRARVRAVIDRPADLSPDKVAAFGKARLAAEGGDTAAQLELAQMLHGGEGTPRDYDAGLAWMRKSAEGGYGPAQAFLGVAYTLGQGMAIDRKLGEYWSRKGAAQGVELANFTLAMHFENIHSSPAEQAHALHWLKFYAENGFIYAYNEIGYRLMMTARDEAQRKEAFTWYMKAAKALDPPGLNNVAYSYEVGQGVPQSDEAALGWYEMAAIAKSPPGQTGFARLLEQGRGGPTRQGPAPKPFALYLLAAKQGDAEAIERLVKVYDKGELEQAADPAQAALWREKLRLAKTP
- a CDS encoding AGE family epimerase/isomerase, encoding MNPDFRSKATLEKHILHTMNFYHPRAVDPSGGFYHFFLDDGTVYDASTRHLVSSTRFIFNYAMAYRRFGGDDYQAALRHGVAFLRDVHRDPATGGYAWQLSWKDGVKTVEDGANHCYGLAFVLLAYAHALQAGVPEARAYLDETFELMEQRFWLPEHGLYADVASADWSTLDGYRGQNANMHACEAMLAAFEATGEARYLHRAETLAHNITVRQAGLANGMIWEHYTPDWSIDWDYNLHDKSNIFRPWGYQPGHFTEWAKLLLIMERHSRFMAGPSDWLLPRARALYDMALAKAWDGAHGGIHYGFGPQDEICDGDKYFWVQAESFAAAAVLAVRTGDEAYWQSYDKIWDYSWTHFVDHEHGAWYRILTPENGKISNEKSPAGKTDYHTMGACYEVLNVIGGAA